One Fusarium poae strain DAOMC 252244 chromosome 4, whole genome shotgun sequence DNA window includes the following coding sequences:
- a CDS encoding hypothetical protein (BUSCO:19182at5125) yields the protein MVSLISGEYPPTLKPEEKDALIETAKDWSIGNGLAVRPPPTVIASGTDPKGIVAINVPVTLFPSPFPRQCFSQGKAVQKTYNELYASVSRDEEFLEQVVKEVADGDEFIRNLWDHLSLGLFRSDYMVHQDTHTSPPSLQVKQVEFNTIASSFGGLSTHTSSLHKYLATTEYPILENSIAQGTLDLPENTSTRGLAAGIEAAYNTYPQSELGHQKCVIFLVQDGERNVFDQRHLEYQIINSSPSIPVFRLPYSQILKHTTIAETSERQLLYHLPRNPAKVYEVAVIYMRSGYGPSDYPDQQAWDARYHLERSNAIKCPTVLTQLAGTKKVQQILATPRPSSSPSALSRFIRDDTGDAAELWRTFTNIYPMDTSDAGLEARKKALDPKACQDYVLKPQREGGGNNIYRGAIPDFLKSVPESHWGSYILMELITPPPVNNIILRNGTLEQGGVICELGIYGTCVWDQNTGKVHHNEEAGYLLRTKGDKSEEGGVAAGFGCMDSCTLV from the exons ATGGTATCTCTTATAAGCGGGGAGTATCCCCCCACTCTGAAACCCGAAGAAAAGGACGCCCTCATTGAGACTGCCAAGGACTGGTCGATAGGCAATGGTCTCGCAGTCAGGCCTCCGCCAACCGTGATAGCCTCCGGGACAGATCCCAAGGGTATTGTTGCTATCAATGTGCCCGTCACACTCTTCCCCAGCCCCTTTCCGAGGCAGTGCTTCTCCCAGGGCAAGGCGGTCCAGAAGACTTACAACGAGCTGTATGCCTCGGTGAGTAGGGATGAAGAGTTTCTGGAACAAGTAGTGAAGGA GGTTGCAGATGGTGATGAGTTTATTCGAAACTTATGGGAC CACCTATCCCTGGGTTTGTTCCGATCCGACTACATGGTTCACCAGGATACCCACACTTCTCCCCCTTCTCTGCAAGTCAAGCAGGTAGAGTTCAACACCATTGCCTCTTCTTTCGGTGGTCTCTCAACACACACTTCCTCTCTCCACAA GTATCTTGCTACAACGGAGTATCCTATCTTGGAAAATTCCATCGCTCAAGGAACGCTGGATCTACCAGAAAACACCAGTACTCGCGGCTTGGCAGCAGGTATTGAGGCAGCTTACAACACTTACCCTCAATCCGAACTTGGCCATCAAAAATGTGTCATCTTCCTGGTTCAGGATGGCGAGAGGAACGTTTTTGACCAGCGCCACCTCGAGTATCAAATTATCAACTCTTCTCCGTCTATCCCCGTCTTCAGACTCCCATACTCTCAAATCCTGAAGCATACAACAATCGCAGAAACCTCTGAAAGACAACTCCTGTACCATCTTCCCCGAAATCCCGCCAAGGTTTACGAAGTTGCTGTCATCTACATGCGATCTGGGTACGGACCTTCCGACTACCCTGACCAACAAGCCTGGGATGCTCGATACCACTTGGAGAGATCAAACGCAATCAAGTGCCCTACTGTCCTTACTCAACTGGCCGGAACAAAGAAGGTTCAGCAGATTCTGGCGACACCGCGACCGTCGTCCTCACCTTCAGCTCTCAGCAGATTTATCCGCGATGACACCGGGGATGCCGCTGAACTATGGCGCACATTCACCAACATTTACCCTATGGATACAAGCGATGCTGGCCTTGAGGCTCGAAAGAAGGCCCTTGACCCCAAGGCTTGCCAAGATTATGTGTTGAAGCCTCAGCGAGAAGGTGGCGGAAACAACATCTACCGGGGAGCCATTCCCGATTTCCTCAAGTCTGTTCCCGAGTCCCACTGGGGATCTTACATCCTCATGGAGCTCATCACTCCTCCCCCAGTTAACAACATAATCCTCCGTAACGGCACCCTCGAACAAGGAGGCGTTATTTGTGAATTGGGAATCTATGGCACTTGTGTATGGGATCAGAACACAGGAAAGGTTCATCACAACGAAGAGGCCGGGTACCTCTTGCGCACAAAGGGTGATAAGAGTGAGGAGGGCGGTGTTGCTGCTGGTTTTGGATGTATGGATAGCTGCACTTTGGTATAG
- a CDS encoding hypothetical protein (BUSCO:56671at5125), whose amino-acid sequence MSFSTIFRRAAVAPAFSARSFSTTTARPLAKITIVGNLADTPEVHPTSTGREIVRYAVASNSGSRENRKTSWFKVTSFAEGASRDYLMSLPKGATVYVEGDATLQPYTDANGQNRTSFSVVQRQIEVLRRPQAPEQGE is encoded by the exons ATGTCTTTCTCTACTATCTTCCGTCGTGCCGCCGTTGCCCCGGCTTTCTCTGCCCGTTCTTTCAGCACCACCACTGCTCGACCTCTGGCCAAGATCACCATCGTTGGTAACCTTGCCGACACCCCAGAGGTTCACCCCACCAGCACCGGCCGCGAAATCGTCCGCTACGCTGTCGCTAGCAACAGCGGTTCTCGCGAAAACCGCAAGACGAGCTGGTTCAAGGTTACAAGCTTCGCCGAGGGTGCTTCCCGAGACTACCTCATGAGCCTTCCCAAGGG TGCTACCGTCTACGTCGAGGGCGACGCTACTCTCCAGCCTTACACTGACGCCAACGGCCAGAACCGCACAAGCTTCAGCGTTGTCCAGC GCCAAATCGAGGTTCTTCGACGCCCCCAAGCTCCCGAGCAGGGCGAGTAA
- a CDS encoding hypothetical protein (TransMembrane:7 (o29-48i60-83o103-124i145-165o185-212i242-266o301-323i)~BUSCO:31785at5125) has protein sequence MTDSIHLFGRDDLSVIAAPGPGTITTPSLTANLVCRVLFGIIANLACIVPLKNLYRNGEFAAVVFIANIELANLDTIINALIWRDDDTSKWWSGQGFCDVSPYYTNFLNALFGTCLLAVMRNLAQQVGLLRANPLSVQEKRRRNLVQALIMFPLPILQIAWVWPLTTQRYAVATLVGCSWIAWPAWPYMTFFVIAPVVVALITSGYAILTYIRFRQIARTTRTAINSSRSANQRAQRTKRRLYLMVLAILIPYLPVVITLAVLNILGAFPLQPFDYDLIHSRTWPYPWSAVILVPSNGFTFIHLNNCYIDILAAIPVVLFFGMTKDAINSYRRGLLYFGLGHLFPKLQEEYDPNRTTYGSSSGTSNLMDSSFSTTSSLPKKIKSLLTNRNLTAASSASLNPVSFQPTRSATTPGIEIGHELGEFQTSQSPLREIVYPPLNVPPSSDSLALPPRNPFLFRTRFDLPTIPLPSLSSFNFRRKKDRRPPLDRGLPLDSLPSVVNGRMWESKASGQPPRNQTLVWADAEDTPTPDIVTSDTRLLVPMSSTYSVTTEPLEETYRR, from the exons ATGACCGACTCAATCCACTTGTTCGGTCGTGACGACCTCTCTGTAATAGCAGCTCCTGGACCGGGAACAATCACAACTCCATCCCTCACAGCCAATCTCGTCTGCAGAGTGCTTTTCGGCATAATCGCCAACCTAGCATGCATAGTGCCTCTGAAGAACCTCTATCGCAACGGGGAATTTGCAGCTGTTGTCTTCATTGCCAATATCGAATTGGCAAATCTCGACACAATCATCAACGCCCTCATCTGGAGAGACGACGACACTAGCAAGTGGTGGTCTGGACAAGGATTCTGCGACGTCAGCCCTTATTATACCAACTTTTTGAATGCATTGTTCGGGACCTGTCTGCTTGCCGTCATGCGCAACCTCGCTCAGCAAGTTGGTCTTCTACGTGCTAATCCTCTGTCTGTCCAAGAGAAGCGCCGGCGCAATCTTGTTCAAGCACTCATCATGTTTCCGCTTCCTATCCTTCAGATCGCCTGGGTCTGGCCTTTAACTACACAAAGATATGCGGTAGCTACTCTTGTCGGGTGCAGTTGGATCGCATGGCCTGCCTGGCCTTATATGACCTTCTTCGTCATTGCTCCGGTTGTTGTTGCGTTGATAACATCCGGCTACGCGA TTCTCACTTATATCCGCTTTCGCCAAATCGCAAGGACCACTCGGACAGccatcaacagcagcagGTCTGCTAATCAGCGGGCGCAAAGGACCAAGCGCCGCCTCTATCTCATGGTACTGGCCATCTTGATACCCTATCTGCCTGTCGTCATCACCCTCGCCGTTCTCAACATTCTCGGTGCTTTTCCACTCCAGCCCTTTGACTACGATCTCATTCACAGCCGCACCTGGCCCTATCCGTGGTCGGCTGTAATACTTGTCCCGTCCAACGGCTTCACCTTCATACATCTAAACAACTGCTACATCGATATCCTCGCTGCCATTCCTGTCGTCCTATTTTTTGGCATGACAAAGGACGCTATCAACAGCTATCGTCGCGGCTTGCTTTACTTTGGTCTTGGGCACTTATTTCCCAAACTCCAAGAGGAGTATGACCCTAACAGAACAACATACGGTAGTAGTTCTGGGACCTCTAACCTGATGGATTCATCATTCTCTAC TACATCGTCACTTCCGAAAAAGATCAAAAGTCTTCTTACTAATCGCAACTTAACTGCAGCGTCGTCTGCAAGCCTCAACCCTGTCTCTTTTCAGCCCACTCGCAGCGCCACTACACCAGGAATCGAAATAGGACACGAATTGGGCGAATTTCAGACCTCTCAATCGCCTCTTCGAGAGATAGTCTACCCTCCTCTGAATGTTCCGCCTTCTTCAGATTCACTTGCTCTACCTCCTCGTAACCCCTTCCTATTTCGAACTCGTTTCGACTTGCCCACTATTCCACTCCcatctttgtcttctttCAACTtcagaaggaagaaggatcGTCGACCTCCTCTAGATCGAGGCTTACCTCTTGATTCCCTCCCTTCTGTTGTGAACGGCCGTATGTGGGAGAGCAAAGCGTCTGGTCAACCTCCTCGCAACCAAACACTTGTTTGGGCGGATGCAGAAGACACACCAACTCCCGACATCGTCACATCCGACACTCGCTTACTGGTCCCTATGTCATCAACGTATTCTGTTACGACAGAGCCCCTCGAGGAAACATATCGACGCTAG